The genomic region GTTCCGGCCTTCCGGTTCTTGAACTTGGACCCGGTACGGGCGTCATCACCAAGGCGATCCTGAAACAGGGCGTGAAACCTGCCGACCTTTATTCCATCGAATATTCGCAGGACTTCGTGGATCACCTGAATACGATCTTTCCGGAGGTCAACATCATTCAGGGTGACGCATTCGATCTCGACAGCGCGCTGGGCGAGAAGAAGGACCAGAAATTCGACTGCATCATTTCTGCCGTGCCGATGCTCAATTTCCCGATGGACCGGCGCATCCAGCTCGTTGAAAGCCTGCTTTCGCGCATTCCGCGCGGACGGCCCCTGATGCAGATCACCTATGGTCCCTTGCCGCCGGTTCCCGCCGGCCGCGGCAATTATACCGTTCAGCACTATGATTTCGTGGTGCGGAACGTGCCGCCGGCGCAGCTCTGGGTTTATCGCAGCCCACTGGTGTAAATTCTCGCGAGGCTTTCATGACTGCACGTATTCTCGTCTTCGCGGGTTCGGTTCGCATCGGCGCTTTTTCCGGACATATGGCTGATGCAGCCGAAAAGGAGTTGCGGATGCAGGGGGCTGAGGTCACGCGCATCACGCTCGC from Brucella intermedia LMG 3301 harbors:
- the pmtA gene encoding phospholipid N-methyltransferase PmtA produces the protein MAGQLGRKLAAKFDEEIRFFKGWIDGPKAVGAILPTSSVTARRMASVIDTGSGLPVLELGPGTGVITKAILKQGVKPADLYSIEYSQDFVDHLNTIFPEVNIIQGDAFDLDSALGEKKDQKFDCIISAVPMLNFPMDRRIQLVESLLSRIPRGRPLMQITYGPLPPVPAGRGNYTVQHYDFVVRNVPPAQLWVYRSPLV